A single Nostoc sp. PCC 7107 DNA region contains:
- a CDS encoding type II toxin-antitoxin system VapC family toxin, whose product MSNFLLDTHAFIWLTENDSNLRDDLRAIIDNADVVYLSIASLWEIAIKLKLGKLSLQSSYETIGSAIEASDILILGISFDDTVLVCNLPLHHGDPFDRMLIAQAVNHSLIIVSRDTKFDAYTNVHRMWT is encoded by the coding sequence ATGAGTAATTTTCTGTTAGATACTCATGCCTTTATCTGGCTGACTGAAAATGACTCTAACCTTAGAGATGATCTGAGGGCGATAATTGATAACGCAGATGTGGTTTATCTAAGCATAGCTAGTCTTTGGGAAATTGCTATCAAATTAAAACTTGGCAAATTATCATTGCAAAGCAGCTATGAAACTATAGGTTCTGCAATTGAAGCTTCAGATATTCTCATATTGGGAATCTCGTTTGATGATACAGTTTTAGTCTGTAATCTTCCGCTACATCATGGTGATCCATTTGATCGGATGCTAATCGCACAGGCGGTTAATCACTCCTTAATTATCGTTAGTAGGGATACAAAATTTGATGCTTATACTAATGTTCACCGAATGTGGACATGA
- a CDS encoding YqeG family HAD IIIA-type phosphatase produces the protein MTWNNLLQPDLILHGSVLRLTKEIIQQYGLKGLVLDVDETLVPFTVGTTSPELRQWVEEIRINVDLWLVSNNLSESRIGSIARSLNLPYYLGAAKPSRRKIRAALQSMDLPAHQVGMVGDRLFTDVLAGNRLGMFTILVEPIIHPDAALRSHPVRNFEVWFSEILGASIISKQNTIHKK, from the coding sequence ATGACCTGGAACAATCTCTTACAGCCTGACTTGATTTTACACGGTTCAGTATTGCGATTGACAAAAGAAATTATTCAACAATATGGGCTGAAGGGACTAGTGTTAGATGTGGATGAAACTTTAGTTCCCTTTACAGTGGGGACTACTTCGCCCGAATTGAGACAATGGGTAGAAGAAATCCGCATCAATGTTGATTTGTGGTTAGTGAGCAATAACTTAAGTGAATCTCGCATTGGCAGCATTGCTCGTTCTTTGAACTTACCTTACTACTTGGGTGCAGCCAAGCCCTCTCGCCGGAAAATTAGGGCGGCTCTACAATCAATGGATTTACCTGCACATCAAGTGGGTATGGTGGGCGATCGCTTATTTACTGATGTTTTAGCTGGGAATCGTCTGGGAATGTTTACAATTCTCGTAGAACCGATTATTCACCCAGATGCTGCGCTACGTTCTCATCCTGTGAGGAATTTTGAAGTTTGGTTTTCCGAAATCTTGGGAGCCTCTATCATTTCCAAGCAAAATACAATTCACAAAAAGTAA
- a CDS encoding ABC transporter ATP-binding protein, whose protein sequence is MSEALFCIENLRVAYPQRGGEELSWAVDDVSFTLQPGERMGLVGESGCGKSTLGRAVMRLLPLSSKIEGRVTFQGQPVFDLTPTQLRKFRGEVVALIFQDPMTRLDPLMTIGKHCIETLQAHSPELSAKEAKEKALATLAKVKIPASRWSQYPHEFSGGMRQRVAIALALLLNPKLIVADEPTTSLDVTVSAQILQELTRLCAEENMALLLISHDLAMVAEYCDRIGVMYRGKMVEMGATTSVFGNPQHEYTRSLLQAALHIQSVDEVTEDWGLGNEDKISPSPLLRVTELKQHYTIEPNLIERLFKAENQTIKAVDGINLELYQGEILGLVGESGCGKSTLSRTILQLIRPTSGKVEFLGQDLTKLSRQEIRSSRRQMQMVFQDPHACLNPAMTVGQSIGDPLLIHNLADAAKAKEEVLWMLQKVGLTPPEVYYRRYPSDLSGGQQQRVAIARALITRPKLLICDEPVSMLDASVQSQVLDLMLQLKEEFELTYLFITHDLWLARFLCDRIAVMNGGKIVELGPTKQIFANPQHPYTQTLLAAAPLLART, encoded by the coding sequence ATGAGTGAAGCTTTATTTTGTATAGAAAATTTACGAGTTGCTTATCCTCAGCGTGGTGGGGAAGAACTCAGTTGGGCTGTGGACGATGTATCTTTTACACTACAACCTGGGGAAAGAATGGGTTTGGTGGGGGAGTCTGGTTGTGGTAAATCTACTTTGGGAAGGGCGGTAATGCGGTTGTTACCGTTATCCAGCAAGATAGAGGGACGAGTAACTTTTCAAGGACAGCCAGTATTTGATTTAACACCAACTCAGTTGCGGAAATTTCGTGGGGAAGTAGTAGCATTAATTTTCCAAGACCCAATGACGCGTCTTGACCCGTTGATGACTATTGGTAAGCATTGCATCGAAACGCTTCAAGCACATTCCCCAGAATTATCCGCCAAGGAAGCAAAGGAAAAAGCACTGGCGACTTTGGCAAAGGTAAAAATCCCGGCGAGTCGGTGGAGTCAGTATCCGCATGAGTTTAGTGGTGGGATGCGACAACGGGTAGCGATCGCCCTCGCTCTCCTCCTCAATCCTAAATTAATTGTGGCTGATGAACCTACCACTAGTTTAGATGTGACTGTCTCAGCCCAGATTTTACAAGAATTAACGCGTCTGTGTGCGGAAGAAAATATGGCGCTGCTGCTGATTTCTCACGATTTGGCAATGGTAGCGGAATATTGCGATCGCATTGGTGTAATGTACCGCGGCAAAATGGTAGAAATGGGGGCGACGACATCAGTATTTGGCAATCCTCAACATGAATATACGCGATCGCTTCTGCAAGCCGCTTTGCATATTCAATCTGTGGATGAGGTAACGGAGGACTGGGGTTTAGGTAATGAGGACAAGATTTCCCCATCTCCACTTTTACGGGTTACAGAACTCAAGCAACACTACACCATAGAGCCTAATTTGATTGAACGATTGTTTAAAGCTGAGAATCAAACAATTAAAGCTGTAGATGGTATTAACCTTGAACTCTACCAAGGAGAAATTTTAGGCTTAGTTGGTGAGTCGGGCTGTGGTAAAAGTACACTGTCGCGGACTATTTTACAGTTAATTCGTCCGACATCTGGCAAAGTAGAATTTTTGGGACAGGATTTAACCAAGCTATCACGGCAAGAAATTCGCTCCTCCCGCCGACAGATGCAAATGGTGTTTCAAGACCCTCATGCTTGTCTAAATCCAGCGATGACTGTAGGGCAAAGTATAGGTGATCCTTTGTTAATTCACAATCTGGCTGATGCAGCAAAAGCCAAAGAAGAAGTATTGTGGATGTTACAAAAAGTTGGGTTAACACCGCCAGAAGTTTATTATCGACGTTACCCATCAGATTTATCTGGCGGACAGCAGCAACGGGTAGCGATCGCACGGGCTTTAATTACTCGTCCTAAACTGTTGATTTGCGATGAACCTGTGAGTATGTTAGATGCAAGTGTGCAATCGCAGGTGTTGGATTTGATGTTGCAGTTAAAAGAAGAATTTGAGTTAACTTATCTATTTATTACTCATGACTTGTGGTTAGCACGATTTTTGTGCGATCGCATTGCGGTAATGAATGGCGGCAAAATCGTTGAACTCGGCCCAACAAAACAAATTTTTGCCAATCCACAACATCCTTATACTCAAACACTACTAGCTGCGGCTCCTCTTTTAGCTCGTACTTAA
- a CDS encoding Uma2 family endonuclease, producing MVALPDHILMSAEEYLAWEPTQEQRYEYWDGEVIAMSGGTRNHNRVSLNFSKLLDDALGDRSCEVYIVDVKVQVKPGQKYFYPDVVVTCDDRDDDPQFINFPCLIIEVLSPSTEAADRGKKFAAYRQCPTLQEYVLVQVAQPGVEVFRRNEQGKWVLSDYNLGDRLLLESVNVEIAIADLYRQVDFEAEVTD from the coding sequence ATGGTTGCTTTACCCGATCACATTTTAATGAGCGCGGAGGAATACCTGGCTTGGGAACCCACCCAAGAACAACGCTACGAATATTGGGATGGTGAAGTTATCGCCATGAGTGGCGGTACGCGCAACCACAATCGAGTTTCTCTCAATTTCTCGAAGCTTTTAGATGATGCCCTAGGCGATCGCTCTTGTGAAGTCTACATTGTAGATGTAAAAGTGCAGGTAAAACCGGGGCAGAAGTATTTTTATCCTGATGTGGTGGTGACTTGCGACGATCGCGATGATGATCCACAATTCATCAACTTTCCCTGCTTAATTATTGAAGTGTTATCACCATCAACGGAAGCAGCTGATCGGGGTAAGAAGTTTGCTGCGTATCGTCAATGTCCCACCTTGCAAGAATATGTCTTAGTACAAGTAGCACAACCTGGTGTAGAAGTCTTTCGCCGCAACGAACAGGGAAAATGGGTATTGTCTGATTATAATTTGGGTGACAGATTGCTATTAGAATCGGTGAATGTCGAAATAGCGATCGCTGATTTGTACCGCCAAGTTGATTTTGAAGCCGAAGTAACCGACTGA
- a CDS encoding DUF2281 domain-containing protein, with product MTVDTEILQTLEQMPEPLKQELLHYAKYLVENYSKTSSQDSSLRKKRRSGILKGTFILPLPDDFDEPLSDFQEYME from the coding sequence ATGACTGTTGATACAGAAATTTTACAAACACTAGAGCAAATGCCAGAGCCACTAAAACAAGAACTCTTGCATTATGCCAAATATTTAGTTGAGAATTATTCAAAAACTAGTTCTCAGGACAGTTCATTACGAAAAAAGCGCCGTTCTGGCATCTTAAAAGGCACTTTTATTTTACCTTTACCGGATGATTTTGATGAACCTCTCTCAGATTTTCAGGAATATATGGAATGA
- the proB gene encoding glutamate 5-kinase, which produces MTKTIVVKIGTSSLTQPETGQLALSTIATLTETLCNLRQQGNRVILVSSGAVGVGCARLGLTERPRAIALKQAVAAVGQGRLMRIYDDLFTTLQQPIAQVLLTRSDLVQRSRYLNVYNTFQELLGLGVIPVVNENDTVAVEELKFGDNDTLSALVASLVEADWLFLLTDVDRLYSADPRSVPDAKPISLVSNIKELAQLQIQTGGQGSQWGTGGMVTKISAARIAIAAGVRTVITQGRFPRNLEKILQGEPLGTHFEPQPEPTSARKRWIAYGLVPSGKLYLDPGAIAAISQAGKSLLAAGIKTVEGEFDNQAAVQLCDTNGNEIARGLVNYTSDELQKISGRHSREIPEILGYVGTDTVVHRDNLVLT; this is translated from the coding sequence ATGACCAAAACGATTGTCGTCAAAATCGGCACTTCTAGCCTTACCCAACCAGAAACGGGGCAATTAGCACTTTCTACGATCGCCACTTTAACAGAAACACTGTGTAATTTAAGACAGCAGGGCAATCGAGTGATTTTAGTTTCATCTGGTGCTGTGGGTGTGGGTTGTGCCAGATTAGGCTTAACCGAACGCCCCAGAGCGATCGCGCTCAAACAGGCAGTAGCCGCAGTTGGTCAAGGGCGGTTAATGCGGATATATGATGATTTATTTACTACCTTGCAACAGCCAATTGCCCAAGTTTTGCTAACTCGCAGCGATTTAGTACAGCGTAGTCGATATCTTAACGTTTACAACACCTTTCAAGAACTCTTAGGGCTGGGTGTAATTCCGGTAGTGAATGAAAATGACACCGTGGCCGTAGAGGAACTGAAATTTGGTGATAACGATACCCTGTCAGCATTGGTGGCTAGTTTAGTAGAAGCAGATTGGCTGTTTTTACTCACCGACGTAGACAGATTATACTCAGCCGATCCCCGTTCTGTACCCGATGCCAAACCAATTTCCTTGGTCAGTAATATTAAAGAATTAGCACAACTGCAAATCCAAACAGGCGGTCAAGGTTCACAATGGGGTACTGGTGGGATGGTAACAAAAATCTCCGCCGCCCGAATTGCGATCGCCGCAGGAGTGCGAACAGTAATCACCCAAGGGCGATTTCCGCGCAATCTGGAAAAAATTTTACAAGGGGAACCTTTAGGGACGCACTTTGAACCGCAACCAGAACCCACATCAGCTAGGAAACGCTGGATAGCTTATGGTTTAGTCCCATCTGGTAAATTGTATTTAGATCCCGGTGCGATCGCTGCAATATCCCAAGCCGGAAAATCATTATTAGCCGCAGGTATCAAAACAGTAGAAGGAGAATTTGACAACCAAGCGGCTGTGCAGTTGTGCGATACTAACGGCAACGAAATTGCCAGAGGACTAGTAAACTACACCAGCGATGAATTGCAAAAAATCTCTGGTCGTCACTCCAGAGAAATTCCCGAAATTTTAGGGTATGTTGGCACAGATACCGTAGTGCATCGAGATAACTTGGTTTTGACTTAA
- a CDS encoding type I restriction endonuclease, with amino-acid sequence MDFVDQVRAFASTIPAKLGSIKTEEATKHFLIMPFIQQILGYDAFNPDEVMPEYDANVGASTNYKLDYAIFQNGQPAILIECKRYGTDFKNDREWSQLFAYFMATDARIGVLTDGVIYKFYADLERTNKMDKTPFLELNLLNLNESAIREFSKLTKSAFNVAEAITAASELKYVGGIKALLKKQVEEPKSEFVKYFFKELCPENNFVGQLKDEFTGYTQRAIKEFIREEIESLLDEATGRSKTKQETPIPTEPQTETELTTKQTDFSDEEKEGYYILKSILCQVVEPARITHKDTASYCNILLDGNSWRQIVRFYFNNSNSKKLEIFSLDTNGNKVSEKVSIDNVNEIYQYADKFKAIVSAYQQPQFSNKSAAIV; translated from the coding sequence ATGGATTTTGTTGATCAAGTCAGAGCCTTTGCATCTACAATTCCTGCAAAATTAGGCAGCATCAAAACCGAAGAAGCTACAAAGCACTTCCTCATCATGCCTTTTATTCAGCAAATCTTAGGGTATGATGCCTTTAACCCAGATGAAGTCATGCCTGAATATGATGCAAATGTGGGGGCTTCGACAAATTACAAACTAGATTATGCAATATTTCAAAATGGGCAACCAGCAATTCTGATTGAGTGTAAACGCTACGGTACTGATTTTAAAAATGATCGTGAATGGAGTCAGTTATTTGCTTATTTTATGGCGACTGACGCGCGAATTGGTGTATTAACAGATGGAGTAATATACAAATTCTATGCTGATTTGGAAAGGACTAATAAAATGGATAAAACTCCCTTTTTAGAATTAAATTTACTAAATTTAAATGAATCAGCAATCCGTGAATTTTCTAAGTTAACTAAATCAGCATTTAACGTTGCTGAAGCTATTACAGCCGCTTCAGAGCTAAAATATGTTGGTGGGATCAAGGCTCTGCTCAAAAAACAAGTTGAAGAACCTAAGAGCGAGTTTGTTAAATATTTTTTTAAAGAGTTATGTCCTGAAAATAATTTTGTAGGCCAATTGAAAGACGAGTTTACTGGATATACACAAAGGGCTATTAAGGAATTTATTCGAGAGGAAATTGAAAGTCTTTTAGACGAAGCAACAGGACGTTCAAAAACAAAACAAGAAACTCCCATCCCAACGGAACCACAAACAGAAACAGAACTGACAACTAAACAAACTGATTTTTCAGATGAAGAAAAAGAGGGATATTACATTCTTAAGTCGATTTTGTGCCAAGTAGTAGAGCCAGCAAGGATAACACACAAAGATACAGCTAGTTATTGTAATATTCTGCTAGACGGGAATAGTTGGAGACAGATTGTTCGTTTTTATTTTAATAACTCTAATTCTAAAAAGTTAGAGATTTTTTCTCTAGATACAAATGGCAATAAAGTTTCGGAGAAAGTTTCTATAGATAATGTTAATGAAATTTATCAGTATGCTGATAAGTTCAAGGCAATTGTATCTGCTTATCAACAGCCCCAATTCAGTAACAAAAGTGCGGCTATAGTTTAA
- the psbA gene encoding photosystem II q(b) protein, translated as MTATLQQRKSANVWEQFCEWITSTNNRLYIGWFGVLMIPTLLAATTCFVIAFIAAPPVDIDGIREPVAGSLLYGNNIISGAVVPSSNAIGLHFYPIWEAASLDEWLYNGGPYQLVIFHFLIGVFCYLGREWELSYRLGMRPWICLAFSAPVAAATAVFLIYPIGQGSFSDGMPLGISGTFNFMIVFQAEHNILMHPFHMLGVAGVFGGSLFSAMHGSLVTSSLVRETTENESQNYGYKFGQEEETYNIVAAHGYFGRLIFQYASFNNSRSLHFFLAAWPVIGIWFTALGVSTMAFNLNGFNFNQSVIDSQGRVINTWADIINRANLGMEVMHERNAHNFPLDLAAGDVAPVAISAPAING; from the coding sequence ATGACAGCAACCTTACAACAGCGCAAAAGCGCCAACGTATGGGAACAGTTCTGCGAGTGGATCACCAGCACCAACAACCGCCTATACATCGGCTGGTTCGGCGTGCTAATGATCCCAACCTTGCTGGCTGCAACCACCTGCTTCGTAATCGCCTTCATCGCCGCACCCCCAGTAGACATCGATGGTATCCGTGAACCCGTTGCTGGTTCCTTACTATACGGAAACAACATCATCTCTGGTGCAGTAGTACCTTCCTCCAACGCAATTGGCTTGCACTTCTACCCAATTTGGGAAGCAGCATCCTTAGACGAGTGGTTGTACAACGGCGGCCCTTACCAATTGGTAATATTCCACTTCCTAATCGGCGTATTCTGCTACTTAGGACGTGAATGGGAACTATCCTACCGCTTAGGAATGCGTCCTTGGATCTGCCTAGCATTCTCCGCCCCCGTAGCAGCAGCAACAGCAGTATTCTTGATCTACCCAATCGGACAAGGTTCCTTCTCTGATGGTATGCCCTTGGGTATCTCTGGAACCTTCAACTTCATGATCGTGTTCCAAGCAGAACACAACATCTTGATGCACCCCTTCCACATGTTAGGAGTAGCTGGTGTATTCGGTGGTAGCTTGTTCTCTGCAATGCACGGAAGCTTGGTAACTTCCTCCTTAGTTCGTGAAACAACCGAAAACGAATCGCAAAACTACGGTTACAAATTCGGACAAGAAGAAGAAACCTACAACATCGTTGCAGCCCACGGTTACTTCGGTCGCTTGATTTTCCAATACGCGTCCTTCAACAACAGCCGTTCCTTGCACTTCTTCCTAGCTGCATGGCCTGTAATCGGCATCTGGTTCACCGCATTGGGCGTAAGCACAATGGCGTTCAACTTGAACGGTTTCAACTTCAACCAATCAGTGATTGACTCTCAAGGTCGCGTTATCAACACCTGGGCTGATATCATCAACCGCGCTAACTTGGGTATGGAAGTAATGCACGAGCGCAATGCTCACAACTTCCCCTTAGATTTGGCTGCTGGTGATGTTGCTCCTGTTGCTATCTCCGCTCCTGCTATCAACGGTTAA
- a CDS encoding type I restriction endonuclease subunit R: MVQIIAAEKMTLYDLEQRFKLQQTQDESFFSEWQESLPEPTDTEKQRLVRVEAIVANLERRSLLENTVKLAVVAPLLDLSGLFLPPFYVSTEDSVEIAATDEDIVVWGRIDVLVLKEQLWVLVIESKRAEFSLKVVIPQVLSYMLAAPNGNLPRYGLVTNGTDFIFLKLLCQDVPRYGRSRQFILRQDHDLYRVLQILKRLAEIVGQDHLD; the protein is encoded by the coding sequence ATGGTACAAATAATCGCTGCGGAGAAGATGACGCTCTATGATTTGGAGCAGCGTTTCAAATTGCAACAAACGCAAGATGAGTCATTTTTCTCTGAATGGCAAGAAAGTTTACCTGAGCCAACTGATACTGAAAAACAGCGGCTTGTAAGAGTAGAGGCCATAGTTGCTAATTTAGAACGCCGTTCTTTGCTAGAAAATACAGTTAAGCTGGCTGTGGTTGCTCCCTTATTGGATTTATCAGGGCTGTTTTTGCCTCCGTTTTACGTCAGCACAGAAGACTCAGTAGAAATTGCTGCTACTGATGAGGACATCGTAGTCTGGGGGCGAATTGATGTCCTAGTTCTTAAAGAGCAACTTTGGGTATTAGTGATTGAATCAAAACGGGCAGAATTTTCACTAAAAGTCGTTATCCCACAAGTATTGTCCTATATGCTGGCGGCTCCAAACGGTAATCTTCCCCGTTATGGGCTTGTTACCAATGGCACAGATTTCATATTTTTGAAACTCCTTTGTCAAGATGTGCCAAGATATGGGCGATCGCGCCAGTTTATCTTAAGACAAGATCATGACCTATATCGAGTGCTGCAAATCTTAAAGCGATTGGCTGAGATTGTTGGACAAGACCATTTGGATTAA
- a CDS encoding Uma2 family endonuclease: MTQALEPKIYTSQEYLELEIASQTRSEYRNGAIIPMTGGTPDNNELAINLAALLKSSLRGKPYRIFATDQRLWVPNRNIYTYPDVMVVEKPLQLQTGRSDTVINPCLIAEVLSKSTQDYDHGEKFSAYRTIESFCEYLLIDQYNINVEHYVKTAANQWLLSEYYDPHVTLSLNTFDAHIPIIDIYENIDI, from the coding sequence ATGACACAGGCACTTGAACCAAAAATCTACACATCCCAGGAGTATCTTGAACTGGAAATTGCCTCCCAAACGCGTAGCGAGTATCGTAACGGAGCAATTATTCCCATGACTGGCGGTACTCCTGACAATAATGAATTAGCAATTAACCTTGCTGCCCTTTTAAAATCTAGTTTACGCGGCAAACCCTACCGTATTTTTGCCACTGATCAACGCCTTTGGGTTCCCAATCGGAATATCTATACTTATCCTGATGTCATGGTTGTAGAAAAACCTTTACAACTACAAACAGGACGTAGTGATACAGTGATCAATCCTTGTTTGATTGCTGAAGTTCTTTCTAAATCAACACAAGATTACGATCACGGCGAAAAGTTTTCGGCATACCGTACCATTGAGAGTTTCTGCGAATATCTACTCATCGATCAATACAATATTAATGTAGAACATTATGTGAAAACTGCTGCTAATCAATGGCTACTCTCAGAATACTATGATCCTCATGTCACCCTGTCTTTGAATACTTTTGATGCTCATATTCCAATCATCGATATCTATGAAAATATTGATATTTGA